Proteins encoded within one genomic window of Bemisia tabaci chromosome 2, PGI_BMITA_v3:
- the LOC109040107 gene encoding uncharacterized protein, with protein MAEELSKTGEDMLATVTASIHKPVLSPGQPHLLKSEESDEDSCSSSRSSSISGADSVSMGVAHTDSPCAKIKLPPQLLGENKHINSNLLAGIANNVSATNLQSPLINTPLNLSINANGSTGADTNQGMTPQLLATPQPAAMPQFILASGQLVQGIQGAQLLIPTAQGIATQTILTIPVNHVTSNQVVNLALSNGQVITTTLANLQSMAQPHHLISPQTNGVSPSPPSAVPPSVHPVINFHQSSHNGSNTTPTPLRNPPQNHFMQAKCEKISNTMNNNNNNSINSNLNSNFPSSHTLNSSSGTVTSSSSPSSRLSSKSSDLTISTATTTTTTTSSSVVSAPNHYSNVNSPTHDLFGESNQPTISQSTANTVDGINLDEIKEFAKAFKLRRLSLGLTQTQVGQALSVTEGPAYSQSAICSALATQMYCAAQLASQQQSMYVIPFFSLCNLIHLIIPGKTDPDHLNTEIYAQI; from the exons GAGAGCGACGAAGACTCGTGTAGCAGCAGTCGAAGTAGCTCAATCTCAGGAGCGGACTCAGTCTCAATGGGTGTCGCTCATACCGATTCTCCTTGTGCCAAAATCAAACTTCCTCCCCAGCTTCTGGGCGAGAATAAACATATCAACAGCAATTTAT TAGCTGGAATTGCAAACAATGTTTCAGCCACGAATCTACAGAGTCCTTTAATAAACACACCGCTGAATCTTAGTATTAACGCAAATG GGTCGACGGGAGCGGACACGAACCAAGGGATGACACCGCAGCTCCTTGCAACTCCGCAACCAGCCGCGATGCCTCAGTTTATTCTAGCTTCCGGGCAACTCGTCCAAGGCATCCAAGGGGCTCAACTTCTCATCCCCACAGCACAGG GAATAGCAACTCAAACAATTCTGACGATACCAGTGAACCACGTTACGAGTAACCAAGTAGTCAATTTAGCTTTAAGTAATGGACAGGTGATCACGACCACTCTGGCTAACCTACAATCAATGGCGCAGCCACATCATCTCATATCACCCCAAACTAACGGAG TCAGTCCAAGCCCGCCCTCAGCCGTGCCTCCCTCTGTTCACCCTGTAATTAATTTCCATCAATCAAGTCACAATGGTTCAAATACAACTCCTACGCCTCTCAGAAACCCACCACAAAATCATTTCATG CAGGCGAAATgtgaaaaaatctcaaacacgATGAACAACAATAACAATAATAGTATCAACAGTAACCTAAATAGCAACTTTCCTAGCAGTCACACGCTGAATAGTTCATCGGGGACGGTGACGTCATCATCATCTCCAAGTAGTAGACTTAGCAGCAAAAGTAGTGATCTTACCATAAGTACGGCAACAACAACAACTACTACAACTTCGAGCTCCGTTGTCTCGGCCCCAAATCACTATAGCAATGTTAATAGTCCGACGCACGATTTGTTCGGGGAATCAA ATCAACCCACAATAAGTCAAAGTACGGCGAACACTGTCGACGGAATCAATTTAGATGAAATCAAAGAATTTGCGAAAGCATTTAAATTAAGAAGACTATCTCTAGGTTTAACACAAACTCAGGTTGGTCAGGCGTTGAGCGTGACCGAAGGACCGGCTTACAGTCAAAGTGCAATATGCAG TGCCCTGGCCACTCAGATGTATTGCGCAGCGCAACTAGCATCTCAACAACAGTCCATGTAcgttattccttttttttctctatgtaacCTCATTCATTTAATTATACCAGGCAAAACTGATCCAGACCACTTAAACACAGAAATATACGCTCAAATTTAA